A DNA window from Bacillus sp. SM2101 contains the following coding sequences:
- a CDS encoding DUF4179 domain-containing protein has product MSMKEWINMDVDKLELLDVTDIEKARVKKHLLKRRKKLPIWRNIAVAAAIIVGASSATGFAFPTLASQIPFIDNVINYFNNEEQHYKNFEIFSTDIGLAQTDNDVSVMIDNAVYDGTNITVSFAIETNHDFGKAMKMSGGNYFSVIGETGSGGSYQINKISDTHYVGLS; this is encoded by the coding sequence ATGAGTATGAAAGAATGGATTAATATGGATGTTGATAAACTTGAGTTATTAGACGTAACAGACATAGAAAAGGCACGTGTCAAAAAACATTTACTAAAAAGACGCAAAAAATTACCGATTTGGCGTAATATTGCTGTTGCTGCTGCTATCATTGTTGGAGCAAGTTCGGCAACAGGTTTTGCATTCCCGACTCTTGCATCACAAATTCCGTTTATAGATAATGTAATTAATTATTTTAATAATGAAGAGCAACATTACAAAAATTTTGAAATATTCTCTACTGATATTGGTCTTGCGCAGACGGATAATGACGTTTCGGTCATGATTGATAACGCGGTATACGACGGCACGAACATTACAGTATCGTTTGCGATTGAAACAAATCATGATTTTGGAAAAGCGATGAAAATGAGTGGGGGAAACTATTTTAGTGTCATTGGTGAAACCGGTAGTGGTGGTAGTTATCAAATTAATAAGATTAGTGATACACACTATGTGGGCTTATCAA